From one Triticum aestivum cultivar Chinese Spring chromosome 4B, IWGSC CS RefSeq v2.1, whole genome shotgun sequence genomic stretch:
- the LOC123090737 gene encoding uncharacterized protein isoform X1, with protein sequence MPDHPSPCGRHPQILLDRRCLVGQLKNSTTAKSKNSKGVHLEVSFEAADPPAISLCLVSCVDQTGDRLAAQPRILGVTGGFVLLAITFSDSVNPYLRFIDYFVYKAGPDFASLHLLARPYPSSFSPNLAAILPVCDNSEDFAVIFPHVEYFRLESRKHYTLHIYRSDTNDWHSQVACIAEDDETRNARDKLLLHNTMSVAYAEKGIIGWIDLWWGILLCNVLDKKPTIRFVPLPVPEPCDTSEFHLMFENLTPRPHRHVTIFNDLIKCVELDFHVQDAFCNMKRAKDYGWIAKTWTRSIYSDVWCDGLTIDTSEISFTDSSLPNLLPGMFDEENNLTWKKLTSAGPTLSLLDDNVIYIMANESMCHPTAYVLTVDTKSLKLESGAQCAPQKTAWFEPTYEPCVLFSSFGTTSELVKEFETKGTIFEIKEGPVLSVVSKRLRVLRKKQNRIAQMEESVAAGKMLNQEQKELMHSKPVIAALIDELERLRVPLSTALTQELSTVPAPAAGSSSFGSDLSIQDLLALIYFGSLFYVKSPNEFIATMVARKHERSSCITHGYVWDDTVDLLVENDLDAVSAVAALAAARPSSADGVSHHDALQACVHHARLWLTRADAPIHPGSSVTYAAVRSKLDRIMASDYYTAPAVAGNHGAEGLQAQMSMTDSPEGPSLKEILAAENHKIHDVVCGASNACRRR encoded by the exons ATGCCCGACCATCCTTCTCCGTGTGGCCGCCACCCCCAAATCCTGCTGGATCGAAGATGTTTAGTGGGCCAGTTGAAAAATTCCACCACCGCAAAATCCAAGAACAGCAAAGGGGTTCATTTGGAGGTTTCTTTTGAAGCAGCTGACCCTCCAGCCATCTCACTGTGCCTGGTCAGTTGCGTTGATCAGACCGGGGATCGCTTGGCAGCACAGCCTCGTATACTTGGCGTAACTGGAGGCTTTGTACTGCTGGCTATCACCTTCTCGGACAGTGTCAACCCTTACTTGCGGTTCATCGACTATTTTGTTTACAAAGCAGGGCCGGATTTCGCCTCTCTTCATCTTCTTGCAAGGCCATATCCATCTTCTTTTTCGCCAAATTTGGCTGCCATCTTGCCGGTTTGTGATAACAGTGAAGACTTTGCTGTCATTTTTCCTCATGTTGAATATTTCAGACTTGAGTCTCGCAAACATTACACACTCCACATATATCGATCCGACACGAATGATTGGCACTCTCAGGTCGCTTGTATCGCTGAGGATGATGAGACAAGGAATGCCAGGGATAAGCTATTGCTTCATAATACCATGAGCGTAGCATATGCAGAAAAGGGTATCATAGGTTGGATTGATCTCTGGTGGGGAATTCTCTTATGCAATGTTTTGGATAAAAAGCCTACCATCCGTTTTGTTCCGTTGCCAGTTCCGGAACCGTGTGATACGTCTGAGTTCCATTTGATGTTCGAGAATCTCACTCCAAGACCACACCGTCATGTGACGATATTCAATGATTTGATCAAGTGTGTTGAGTTAGATTTTCATGTGCAAGATGCTTTCTGCAACATGAAGCGAGCAAAGGATTATGGCTGGATAGCTAAAACATGGACTAGATCAATTTATTCAGATGTTTGGTGTGATGGCTTGACGATTGATACGTCTGAGATATCTTTCACCGACTCAAGTTTGCCGAATTTGTTGCCTGGGATGTTTGATGAGGAAAACAATTTGACTTGGAAGAAATTGACTAGTGCTGGTCCTACATTAAGCTTGCTTGATGACAATGTTATTTACATTATGGCGAACGAGAGCATGTGCCATCCGACAGCATATGTACTTACTGTGGACACCAAAAGTTTGAAGCTCGAGTCTGGTGCGCAGTGTGCTCCTCAAAAGACGGCGTGGTTCGAACCAACATATGAACCGTGTGTTCTTTTTAGCTCTTTTGGCACGACTTCAG AGTTGGTTAAAGAATTTGAAACCAAAGGGACAATATTTGAAATCAAGGAAGGGCCGGTGCTCTCGGTGGTGTCGAAGCGTCTCCGTGTGCTGCGGAAGAAGCAGAATCGCATCGCGCAGATGGAGGAGTCCGTCGCTGCCGGCAAGATGCTTAACCAGGAGCAGAAGGAGCTCATGCACTCCAAGCCCGTCATCGCCGCGCTCATTGACGAGCTTGAGCGCCTCCGCGTACCACTCTCCACCGCTCTCACCCAGGAGCTCTCCACCGTCCCTGCACCTGCTGCCGGTTCCTCATCCTTTGGCTCCGATTTGTCCATCCAGGACCTCCTCGCACTCATCTACTTCGGCTCCCTTTTTTATGTCAAGTCACCGAACGAGTTCATCGCCACCATGGTTGCGCGCAAGCACGAACGGAGCAGCTGCATCACCCACGGCTACGTATGGGATGATACCGTGGACCTGCTCGTGGAGAACGACCTTGACGCAGTGTCTGCTGTGGCGGCCCTTGCCGCGGCTCGCCCTTCTTCCGCAGATGGTGTCTCCCACCACGACGCACTCCAGGCCTGTGTCCATCATGCCCGCCTATGGCTAACCCGTGCTGATGCGCCGATCCACCCTGGCTCCTCTGTTACAT ATGCTGCGGTGAGGTCCAAGTTAGACAGGATCATGGCATCAGACTACTACACAGCACCTGCAGTTGCTGGGAACCATGGAGCTGAAGGTCTGCAGGCACAGATGAGCATGACCGACTCACCAGAGGGACCATCACTCAAGGAGATCCTAGCTGCTGAAAATCACAAG ATCCATGATGTAGTTTGTGGAGCAAGCAATGCTTGCAGAAGAAGATGA
- the LOC123090737 gene encoding uncharacterized protein isoform X2: MPDHPSPCGRHPQILLDRRCLVGQLKNSTTAKSKNSKGVHLEVSFEAADPPAISLCLVSCVDQTGDRLAAQPRILGVTGGFVLLAITFSDSVNPYLRFIDYFVYKAGPDFASLHLLARPYPSSFSPNLAAILPVCDNSEDFAVIFPHVEYFRLESRKHYTLHIYRSDTNDWHSQVACIAEDDETRNARDKLLLHNTMSVAYAEKGIIGWIDLWWGILLCNVLDKKPTIRFVPLPVPEPCDTSEFHLMFENLTPRPHRHVTIFNDLIKCVELDFHVQDAFCNMKRAKDYGWIAKTWTRSIYSDVWCDGLTIDTSEISFTDSSLPNLLPGMFDEENNLTWKKLTSAGPTLSLLDDNVIYIMANESMCHPTAYVLTVDTKSLKLESGAQCAPQKTAWFEPTYEPCVLFSSFGTTSELVKEFETKGTIFEIKEGPVLSVVSKRLRVLRKKQNRIAQMEESVAAGKMLNQEQKELMHSKPVIAALIDELERLRVPLSTALTQELSTVPAPAAGSSSFGSDLSIQDLLALIYFGSLFYVKSPNEFIATMVARKHERSSCITHGYVWDDTVDLLVENDLDAVSAVAALAAARPSSADGVSHHDALQACVHHARLWLTRADAPIHPGSSVTYAAVRSKLDRIMASDYYTAPAVAGNHGAEGLQAQMSMTDSPEGPSLKEILAAENHKFVEQAMLAEEDEWTT, translated from the exons ATGCCCGACCATCCTTCTCCGTGTGGCCGCCACCCCCAAATCCTGCTGGATCGAAGATGTTTAGTGGGCCAGTTGAAAAATTCCACCACCGCAAAATCCAAGAACAGCAAAGGGGTTCATTTGGAGGTTTCTTTTGAAGCAGCTGACCCTCCAGCCATCTCACTGTGCCTGGTCAGTTGCGTTGATCAGACCGGGGATCGCTTGGCAGCACAGCCTCGTATACTTGGCGTAACTGGAGGCTTTGTACTGCTGGCTATCACCTTCTCGGACAGTGTCAACCCTTACTTGCGGTTCATCGACTATTTTGTTTACAAAGCAGGGCCGGATTTCGCCTCTCTTCATCTTCTTGCAAGGCCATATCCATCTTCTTTTTCGCCAAATTTGGCTGCCATCTTGCCGGTTTGTGATAACAGTGAAGACTTTGCTGTCATTTTTCCTCATGTTGAATATTTCAGACTTGAGTCTCGCAAACATTACACACTCCACATATATCGATCCGACACGAATGATTGGCACTCTCAGGTCGCTTGTATCGCTGAGGATGATGAGACAAGGAATGCCAGGGATAAGCTATTGCTTCATAATACCATGAGCGTAGCATATGCAGAAAAGGGTATCATAGGTTGGATTGATCTCTGGTGGGGAATTCTCTTATGCAATGTTTTGGATAAAAAGCCTACCATCCGTTTTGTTCCGTTGCCAGTTCCGGAACCGTGTGATACGTCTGAGTTCCATTTGATGTTCGAGAATCTCACTCCAAGACCACACCGTCATGTGACGATATTCAATGATTTGATCAAGTGTGTTGAGTTAGATTTTCATGTGCAAGATGCTTTCTGCAACATGAAGCGAGCAAAGGATTATGGCTGGATAGCTAAAACATGGACTAGATCAATTTATTCAGATGTTTGGTGTGATGGCTTGACGATTGATACGTCTGAGATATCTTTCACCGACTCAAGTTTGCCGAATTTGTTGCCTGGGATGTTTGATGAGGAAAACAATTTGACTTGGAAGAAATTGACTAGTGCTGGTCCTACATTAAGCTTGCTTGATGACAATGTTATTTACATTATGGCGAACGAGAGCATGTGCCATCCGACAGCATATGTACTTACTGTGGACACCAAAAGTTTGAAGCTCGAGTCTGGTGCGCAGTGTGCTCCTCAAAAGACGGCGTGGTTCGAACCAACATATGAACCGTGTGTTCTTTTTAGCTCTTTTGGCACGACTTCAG AGTTGGTTAAAGAATTTGAAACCAAAGGGACAATATTTGAAATCAAGGAAGGGCCGGTGCTCTCGGTGGTGTCGAAGCGTCTCCGTGTGCTGCGGAAGAAGCAGAATCGCATCGCGCAGATGGAGGAGTCCGTCGCTGCCGGCAAGATGCTTAACCAGGAGCAGAAGGAGCTCATGCACTCCAAGCCCGTCATCGCCGCGCTCATTGACGAGCTTGAGCGCCTCCGCGTACCACTCTCCACCGCTCTCACCCAGGAGCTCTCCACCGTCCCTGCACCTGCTGCCGGTTCCTCATCCTTTGGCTCCGATTTGTCCATCCAGGACCTCCTCGCACTCATCTACTTCGGCTCCCTTTTTTATGTCAAGTCACCGAACGAGTTCATCGCCACCATGGTTGCGCGCAAGCACGAACGGAGCAGCTGCATCACCCACGGCTACGTATGGGATGATACCGTGGACCTGCTCGTGGAGAACGACCTTGACGCAGTGTCTGCTGTGGCGGCCCTTGCCGCGGCTCGCCCTTCTTCCGCAGATGGTGTCTCCCACCACGACGCACTCCAGGCCTGTGTCCATCATGCCCGCCTATGGCTAACCCGTGCTGATGCGCCGATCCACCCTGGCTCCTCTGTTACAT ATGCTGCGGTGAGGTCCAAGTTAGACAGGATCATGGCATCAGACTACTACACAGCACCTGCAGTTGCTGGGAACCATGGAGCTGAAGGTCTGCAGGCACAGATGAGCATGACCGACTCACCAGAGGGACCATCACTCAAGGAGATCCTAGCTGCTGAAAATCACAAG TTTGTGGAGCAAGCAATGCTTGCAGAAGAAGATGAGTGGACCACCTGA
- the LOC123094286 gene encoding uncharacterized protein — MSPMTILLVLAVAATAAPIAQAACADGSGAMLHGVANDVLLEYGLPKGLLPDSVKSYTFENATGDYQIELASSCYAWFGDHYVYFDKNLSGTISHGAITNLSGVMAKKLFIWVSITSMTAHLERGVIEFRAGFITEDVPASLFQEIPVCVDGVGGQLRGAAGVVRELGLLPVAEV, encoded by the coding sequence ATGTCTCCAATGACCATCCTCCTCGTCCTCGCCGTGGCCGCGACAGCCGCGCCGATCGCACAGGCTGCATGCGCCGACGGCAGCGGCGCCATGCTGCACGGCGTGGCGAACGACGTCCTCCTGGAGTACGGCCTCCCCAAGGGCCTCCTCCCGGACTCGGTCAAGTCCTACACCTTCGAAAACGCCACCGGCGACTACCAGATCGAGCTCGCCAGCAGCTGCTACGCCTGGTTCGGCGACCACTACGTCTACTTCGACAAGAACCTCAGCGGCACCATCTCCCACGGCGCCATCACCAACCTCTCCGGCGTCATGGCCAAGAAGCTCTTCATCTGGGTCTCCATCACCAGCATGACCGCGCACCTGGAGCGCGGGGTGATCGAGTTCCGCGCCGGCTTCATCACGGAGGACGTGCCGGCGTCGCTGTTCCAGGAGATCCCCGTCTGTGTCGACGGCGTCGGCGGGCAGCTCCGCGGCGCGGCCGGGGTGGTCCGGGAGCTCGGCCTGCTCCCCGTCGCCGAGGTGTGA